In Pseudomonadota bacterium, the genomic window AATATCAGAGAGTTAATTGCGAAAAGATATCGCATCATATATCGGTTGTCCGGGAAAAGAGTTGAGATACTAACAGTATTTGAAGGACATCGTCTTTTACATATTGAAGAACTGGGGATCAATTAAAGCAGCAGTATTTTATAATCGTTAATATTTCAAATTTAATTTATTTACGAAAAATTTTATTAACGCTGTAAGAAGCCAATTAACTACTTTTACATCATACCTTTTTACCACGTCATACCGGCGAAGGCCGGTATCCTACAAATTCAATATGTCCGGGATGACGGTTTGAGTAGTATTCACCAAACCATCGACATAGTCCTCCCTTTTATTTTTTCTTCTTCAAAATTCAGGAGTTGTAATAAAAATTCAATATTGTAAAATATCTTTTAATAGATTATTTGCAATTTCAGATTACTCAGGATATTCTATTGAAATAATTAATTTTCTTATGGTCGATGTCGGAAGCCCCGTTAATTGTTCTTTAAGCTATCAGAGGATAAATCATGAATGATAAAACCAAAACAGGAATTGAAAAGAATGCAGAAGGCATAGAATCGAAAAAAGAGAATAAAGAGATCCATACACATTCAACAATTCCCGGGTGGGCAACCACCGTATCTGTTATAAGCGGTTTAGCATTTTTGGTTATTCTGCTTATAATCGCAGTTTTTATTCCTCATCCCACAGGTTTTCAAATATTTATCTTTCGTATCATTATTGCACTGGCTGCTGCTGCTTTTGGGGCTACAATCCCCGGTTTCTTAAAAGTCGATCTGCCTGTTGGAAAAAAGGGACTCATAGCAGCAGGTGGAGCAGTCGCTTTTTTTGTACTGATTTATTTCATGAACCCTCCTAAGTTGATTTCAGATACACCACCGCCTCCTGAAATACTGAAACAGTCCCTTGCAGGCTTTATTTTGGATCAGGATGGCGAACCTTTATCCGGAGTAAATGTTACCCTTTTAGAATATGAAGTAAGTGACCTTACAACTGGCCAGGGAAAGTTTTCTTTTGAAATTAAAGGTGAAAATAATTCTTCTGTTCGCCTGATGGCCCAAAAACAAGGCTTTAAAACGCACCGGCAGGATGCTACACTGGGAAACACCAATTTAAGTTTTAAAATTGAGCCAAAACCATGACAAGACAAGCATGT contains:
- a CDS encoding carboxypeptidase-like regulatory domain-containing protein, encoding MNDKTKTGIEKNAEGIESKKENKEIHTHSTIPGWATTVSVISGLAFLVILLIIAVFIPHPTGFQIFIFRIIIALAAAAFGATIPGFLKVDLPVGKKGLIAAGGAVAFFVLIYFMNPPKLISDTPPPPEILKQSLAGFILDQDGEPLSGVNVTLLEYEVSDLTTGQGKFSFEIKGENNSSVRLMAQKQGFKTHRQDATLGNTNLSFKIEPKP